A stretch of Deltaproteobacteria bacterium DNA encodes these proteins:
- a CDS encoding acetylornithine transaminase produces the protein MQDDPITQADTYIMNTYGRLPVVLVRGRGSRVWDSEGREYLDFLAGIAVCSLGHCHPRVTEAVKRQADVLWHVSNIYYIEPQARLARLLVEHSFADRAFFCNSGAEANEAAIKLARKYGNERGRGGRFEIITMKNSFHGRTLATVTATGQEKFHRGFDPLPVGFRYAAYDDISALEHALTDKTCAVLVEPIQGEGGVRVPSEGYLGDLRKFCDEHELLLILDEVQTGMGRTGSLFAYEQSGIEPDIMTLAKALGNGFPLGAMLARENVASCFEPGNHATTFGGNPLAMAAGIAVMETLLDENIPAQCREMGDYFRGELEKLKNRRSVIRDVRGRGLMVGVELAVEGGGMVRACLERGVLINCTCGNVLRLVPPLIVSGDDIDRVVNVLDEVMMDYE, from the coding sequence ATGCAAGATGACCCCATCACACAGGCCGACACCTACATTATGAACACTTACGGGCGCCTTCCGGTCGTCCTCGTCCGCGGCAGGGGGAGCCGTGTCTGGGACTCGGAGGGACGGGAATATCTCGACTTCCTGGCGGGGATCGCCGTCTGCAGTCTCGGACACTGTCACCCCCGGGTGACCGAGGCTGTCAAACGCCAGGCAGACGTCCTCTGGCATGTGTCGAACATATATTATATCGAACCTCAGGCGCGGTTGGCCCGGCTTCTGGTCGAACATTCCTTTGCCGACAGGGCCTTTTTCTGTAACAGCGGGGCCGAGGCGAACGAAGCTGCCATCAAGCTGGCGCGAAAGTACGGCAATGAACGGGGACGGGGAGGACGGTTCGAGATCATAACCATGAAAAACTCGTTTCACGGGCGAACGCTTGCAACCGTGACGGCCACGGGCCAGGAAAAATTTCACCGCGGGTTCGATCCTCTGCCCGTCGGGTTTCGCTACGCGGCGTACGACGATATAAGTGCACTGGAACATGCCCTTACCGACAAGACCTGTGCCGTCCTGGTCGAACCCATCCAGGGAGAAGGGGGCGTGAGGGTGCCCTCCGAGGGGTACCTTGGGGACCTCCGGAAATTCTGTGATGAACATGAGCTCCTGTTGATATTAGATGAGGTCCAGACCGGCATGGGGAGGACGGGCAGTCTCTTCGCCTATGAGCAGAGCGGCATTGAGCCCGATATCATGACCCTGGCGAAGGCGCTGGGAAACGGATTTCCCCTGGGGGCGATGCTTGCCCGTGAGAACGTGGCATCCTGTTTCGAGCCGGGAAACCATGCCACCACGTTCGGCGGGAACCCGCTGGCCATGGCGGCGGGGATCGCTGTGATGGAAACATTACTCGACGAGAACATACCGGCACAATGCCGGGAAATGGGTGACTACTTCCGCGGTGAACTTGAAAAGCTGAAGAACAGAAGGTCCGTTATCCGCGATGTGCGGGGCCGGGGACTCATGGTCGGTGTTGAACTGGCCGTAGAAGGGGGGGGCATGGTCAGGGCCTGCCTTGAACGCGGGGTTCTGATCAATTGTACCTGCGGGAACGTCCTGAGGCTCGTTCCGCCCCTGATCGTTTCCGGTGATGATATAGACAGGGTTGTCAATGTTCTTGATGAGGTGATGATGGATTATGAATAA
- a CDS encoding 4-hydroxy-tetrahydrodipicolinate reductase, giving the protein MVKAIVMGGAGKMGGRIMSLMSATDGIELAAAVEKKGHGLVGTDVGELHGLGKTGVILEDGLSSCIEKGDVVIDFTHRDATLDNLRIAADHGRAIVIGTTGITADDMKEIRAIAPRTRCVLAPNMSVGVNVLFQVLEEVTPILGDDYDVEIVEAHHNQKKDAPSGTAVKMAQIIAGGLERDLDEVGIYGRKGMIGARPKQEIGIQTVRAGDIVGEHTVIFGGMGERLEFIHRAHSRDNFARGALRAALWIVGQGKGLYDMLDVLGLRSR; this is encoded by the coding sequence ATGGTAAAGGCGATCGTGATGGGAGGGGCCGGGAAAATGGGGGGCAGGATCATGTCGCTCATGTCGGCCACCGATGGCATCGAACTGGCGGCGGCTGTTGAGAAAAAAGGACACGGTCTTGTCGGAACGGATGTGGGGGAGCTCCACGGCCTTGGTAAAACGGGCGTCATACTTGAAGATGGTCTGTCATCCTGCATTGAAAAAGGCGATGTCGTCATCGATTTTACCCATCGTGACGCGACGCTCGACAATCTGAGGATAGCTGCTGATCACGGGCGGGCCATCGTCATCGGCACCACGGGAATCACCGCCGATGACATGAAGGAGATACGGGCCATCGCTCCCCGGACCCGCTGTGTCCTCGCCCCGAACATGAGCGTCGGTGTCAATGTCCTGTTCCAGGTCCTTGAAGAGGTAACCCCCATTCTGGGTGATGATTATGATGTGGAGATCGTGGAGGCACATCATAACCAGAAGAAGGATGCGCCGAGCGGTACGGCGGTGAAAATGGCCCAGATCATAGCCGGGGGGTTGGAACGGGACCTCGATGAAGTCGGCATTTACGGAAGAAAGGGCATGATCGGCGCCCGTCCGAAACAGGAGATCGGTATTCAGACGGTCCGGGCCGGTGATATCGTGGGAGAGCACACGGTCATTTTCGGCGGCATGGGAGAACGTCTCGAATTCATTCACCGGGCGCACAGCCGGGACAACTTCGCCCGCGGTGCCCTCCGTGCGGCACTGTGGATCGTCGGACAGGGAAAAGGGCTCTACGACATGCTGGATGTCCTGGGGTTGCGCAGCCGGTAG
- the hslU gene encoding ATP-dependent protease ATPase subunit HslU — protein MTSRNLTPREIVSELDKFIIGQGDAKRAVAIALRNRWRRQQVPEELREEIAPKNIIMIGPTGVGKTEIARRLAKLDNSPFLKVEASKFTEVGYVGRDVESMIRDLVEIAINMMKSEEQESVAIKAAEIAEERILDILLPPRRIEAPQPPGAPEPAEEAPAGREATRDKLRRLLRDGRLDDRIVDVEVLESPSGPMIEIFSSSGVEDMGVNLKEMFGNIFPKKKKTRKVKVPEAIEILTEEEAQKLVDMEKVTRTALERVEQSGIIFLDEIDKIVGSDSSHGPDVSREGVQRDLLPIVEGSTVSTKHGMIKTDHILFIAAGAFSGSRPSDLVPELQGRFPIRVELDPLGKDDFIRILTEPHNALVKQYREMMATEGINVIYEDDAIESIAEVAAIVNDRTENIGARRLYTIMETLFEEISFNAPDMSEKQVVINAVYVNEKLSDIVEDEDLSRYIL, from the coding sequence ATGACATCAAGAAATTTGACACCGAGAGAGATCGTATCGGAGCTTGATAAATTCATCATCGGACAGGGAGACGCCAAGAGGGCGGTTGCCATAGCGCTCCGGAACCGGTGGCGCCGGCAGCAGGTTCCCGAGGAGCTTCGGGAGGAGATAGCGCCGAAGAACATCATCATGATCGGTCCGACGGGGGTCGGGAAAACGGAGATCGCGCGAAGACTGGCGAAACTGGACAATTCACCGTTCCTGAAGGTGGAAGCATCGAAGTTCACGGAAGTCGGCTATGTGGGTCGTGACGTGGAATCCATGATCCGGGACCTGGTCGAGATCGCCATTAATATGATGAAGTCGGAAGAACAGGAAAGCGTTGCCATCAAGGCGGCCGAAATAGCCGAGGAACGGATACTGGATATTCTGCTTCCCCCGCGGCGGATCGAGGCGCCGCAGCCGCCGGGCGCTCCGGAACCGGCGGAGGAAGCCCCCGCCGGCCGCGAGGCGACCCGGGATAAACTGCGGAGGCTGCTTCGCGACGGCAGGCTCGACGACCGCATCGTGGACGTAGAGGTCCTCGAAAGTCCCAGCGGTCCCATGATAGAGATATTTTCCTCCTCGGGCGTGGAGGATATGGGTGTCAATCTGAAGGAAATGTTTGGAAACATCTTTCCGAAGAAGAAAAAAACACGGAAGGTCAAGGTTCCGGAAGCCATAGAGATCCTGACCGAGGAGGAGGCACAGAAACTGGTCGATATGGAAAAGGTCACCCGGACGGCCCTCGAACGGGTTGAACAATCGGGCATCATATTCCTTGATGAGATCGACAAGATCGTGGGAAGCGATTCGAGCCACGGTCCCGATGTATCCCGGGAAGGTGTCCAGAGGGACCTCCTCCCCATCGTCGAGGGGTCGACGGTGAGCACGAAACACGGAATGATCAAGACGGACCATATCCTTTTCATCGCGGCGGGCGCTTTCAGCGGCTCCCGGCCCTCGGACCTCGTTCCGGAACTTCAGGGGCGGTTTCCCATCCGGGTGGAACTGGACCCCCTCGGCAAGGATGATTTCATCAGGATCCTGACGGAGCCTCACAACGCCCTGGTGAAACAGTACCGTGAAATGATGGCAACGGAAGGAATCAATGTCATCTATGAGGATGATGCGATCGAATCGATCGCCGAAGTGGCCGCGATCGTGAACGATCGGACGGAAAACATCGGCGCCAGGAGACTGTACACGATCATGGAAACACTCTTTGAAGAGATATCCTTCAATGCGCCCGACATGTCGGAAAAACAGGTCGTGATCAACGCCGTGTATGTAAATGAAAAACTGTCCGATATCGTTGAGGATGAGGATTTGAGCCGTTACATCCTCTGA
- a CDS encoding argininosuccinate synthase — MKQEVKKVVLAYSGGLDTSVIVRWLIDTYGCEVICFAADVGQKEELDGLEEKALNTGASKIYIEDLREEFVRDFVFPALRANAVYEGTYLLGTSLARPLIAKRQIEIARKEGADAVCHGATGKGNDQVRFEMTYYALEPNIRIISPWKLDEWTLRSREAMIDYAEKHDIPVSITKKRPYSEDRNLLHISHEGGMLEDPWVEPDEDVFVLSVSPEEAPDGATYVEIDFEKGNPVAVDGRKMGPAELLDHLNGVAGKNGVGRVDMIENRFVGMKSRGVYETPGGTVLWAAHRALESITMDREVMFLRDSLIPKYAQLAYNGFWYAPEMEVLQAFMDETQKDVTGTARIKLYKGNCIVAGRKSPHSLYSEDFATFDRDAVYDQKDATGFIKLNALRMRIRAMLNL, encoded by the coding sequence GTGAAACAAGAGGTGAAAAAAGTCGTTCTTGCTTACTCCGGTGGGCTTGACACGTCGGTGATCGTGAGATGGCTCATCGATACCTACGGATGTGAGGTTATCTGCTTCGCGGCGGATGTGGGACAGAAAGAGGAGCTTGACGGTCTGGAGGAGAAAGCTCTCAATACGGGAGCAAGTAAAATATATATCGAAGACCTGCGCGAGGAATTTGTTCGGGATTTTGTCTTTCCCGCCCTGCGGGCGAACGCCGTCTATGAAGGGACCTATCTTTTGGGGACGTCACTGGCGCGGCCGCTGATCGCCAAACGACAGATAGAGATTGCACGAAAAGAAGGAGCCGACGCCGTCTGTCACGGGGCGACGGGAAAAGGGAACGACCAGGTGAGATTTGAAATGACCTACTATGCCCTGGAACCGAATATCCGGATCATTTCCCCCTGGAAGCTCGATGAATGGACACTGCGTTCACGGGAAGCCATGATCGACTACGCGGAAAAACATGACATACCGGTCAGCATCACGAAAAAGAGGCCCTACAGCGAGGACCGCAACCTTCTTCACATTTCCCACGAAGGAGGCATGCTCGAGGACCCGTGGGTCGAGCCCGATGAGGACGTGTTCGTCCTCTCAGTGTCGCCGGAAGAGGCGCCCGATGGGGCGACCTACGTTGAGATCGATTTCGAAAAGGGTAACCCTGTAGCCGTCGACGGCAGGAAGATGGGCCCCGCCGAGCTCCTCGATCATCTGAACGGTGTGGCGGGAAAGAACGGCGTGGGCAGGGTGGACATGATAGAGAACCGGTTCGTGGGAATGAAATCGCGGGGAGTGTACGAGACGCCGGGCGGAACCGTTCTCTGGGCGGCGCACAGGGCGTTGGAATCGATCACCATGGACCGGGAGGTCATGTTCCTGAGGGATTCGCTGATACCGAAATACGCCCAGCTCGCGTACAATGGTTTCTGGTACGCCCCCGAGATGGAAGTCCTCCAGGCGTTCATGGACGAAACGCAGAAGGATGTGACGGGAACGGCCCGTATCAAGCTTTACAAGGGCAATTGTATCGTGGCCGGCAGAAAATCGCCCCATTCCCTCTACAGCGAGGACTTTGCCACCTTTGACAGGGATGCGGTGTATGATCAGAAGGATGCCACGGGATTCATAAAGCTCAACGCCCTGAGAATGAGGATCCGGGCAATGCTGAACCTGTGA
- the argB gene encoding acetylglutamate kinase → MEQETLESTMHKADVLLESLPYIRRFYNKTIVIKYGGHAMADEDLKTMFARDVVMMKYVGINPVIVHGGGPQIGSVLKKLGKESKFVQGMRVTDKETMDIVEMVLVGKVNKEIVGLINHHGGRAVGLSGKDGSLIRAEKYLLTEEKKKDTPSEIIDIGLVGRVTEIDANLIKSLVQDGFIPVIAPTGVGEAGETYNINADIVAGEVAAAVNAEKLVLLTDVPGVLDGDGSLIHSISDTRANDLIGSGVIEGGMFPKVKCCLKALRGGVRKAHIIDGRLKHSILLEIFTDQGIGTEVVSDRTP, encoded by the coding sequence ATGGAGCAGGAAACGTTAGAAAGCACCATGCACAAGGCCGACGTCCTTCTCGAGTCTCTGCCCTATATCAGGCGTTTTTACAACAAGACCATCGTCATCAAGTACGGCGGACACGCCATGGCCGACGAAGACCTGAAGACCATGTTCGCCCGGGATGTGGTCATGATGAAATATGTGGGTATCAACCCGGTCATCGTTCACGGCGGCGGACCGCAGATCGGCAGTGTATTGAAAAAGCTGGGTAAGGAATCGAAGTTTGTTCAGGGTATGCGGGTGACCGACAAGGAAACCATGGATATCGTCGAGATGGTCCTGGTGGGGAAGGTGAACAAGGAGATCGTCGGGCTCATTAACCATCACGGCGGCCGGGCCGTTGGTCTGAGCGGCAAGGACGGAAGCCTCATCCGCGCGGAGAAATACCTGCTCACGGAAGAAAAGAAGAAAGACACACCGTCGGAGATCATCGATATCGGTCTGGTGGGGCGTGTTACGGAGATCGACGCCAATCTCATCAAGTCACTCGTTCAGGACGGGTTCATACCCGTCATTGCCCCGACCGGCGTCGGTGAGGCTGGCGAGACATACAATATCAATGCCGATATCGTGGCCGGGGAAGTGGCGGCCGCGGTGAATGCTGAAAAACTGGTTCTTCTGACCGATGTGCCCGGTGTCCTTGACGGGGACGGTTCCCTCATTCACTCGATCAGCGACACCCGGGCGAACGACCTTATCGGGTCGGGTGTCATCGAAGGGGGCATGTTCCCAAAGGTGAAATGCTGCCTCAAGGCGTTGAGGGGGGGTGTTCGAAAGGCCCACATCATCGACGGGCGATTGAAGCACTCCATTCTGCTCGAGATATTTACCGATCAGGGGATCGGTACGGAGGTCGTGTCGGACCGGACACCATGA
- the lysA gene encoding diaminopimelate decarboxylase gives MDYFHYRDNQLWCEDVPLSSVADAVGTPLYVYSHRTLKRHYNVFDSAFSDIPHIVCFSAKANSNIAIMRIFVREGSGVDIVSGGELYRALHAGADPGKIVYSGVGKRNDEIEYAIENDILMFNVESPQELRVINACAMRLGRRARISLRVNPDVDPLTHPHISTGMKENKFGIDIQKSLEEYREARKLSNIDIVGVDCHIGSQITEISPFVDALQRLRKLIILLREEGIAISYLDLGGGLGIPYNQEKPPHPVEYARVIMEQSRDMDCTFIFEPGRVIVGNAGLLMTRVLFTKTGGNKNFVIVDAGMNDLIRPSLYQSYHQIKPVIEGEKSTIVADVVGPICESGDFLAKGREIPRCERGDLLAVMSAGAYGFTMSSNYNSRPRVAEVLVSGDRFDVIKKREDYEDLIRGEEMPDYLAIS, from the coding sequence ATGGATTACTTCCATTATCGTGACAATCAGCTCTGGTGCGAGGATGTCCCGCTGAGTTCCGTGGCGGACGCGGTGGGAACGCCTCTGTATGTGTACAGCCATCGGACCCTGAAGCGGCATTACAACGTGTTTGACTCGGCCTTTTCCGATATTCCCCATATCGTCTGTTTTTCAGCGAAGGCCAATTCCAACATCGCTATCATGCGCATATTCGTCAGGGAGGGAAGCGGCGTCGATATCGTTTCGGGAGGAGAACTGTACCGGGCGCTTCACGCCGGCGCGGACCCGGGAAAGATCGTTTACTCCGGCGTGGGAAAACGAAATGACGAGATCGAATATGCCATCGAAAACGATATCCTCATGTTCAACGTCGAATCTCCCCAGGAGCTGAGGGTCATCAACGCCTGTGCCATGCGACTTGGCAGGCGTGCGCGGATATCGCTGCGGGTCAATCCCGATGTGGACCCGCTGACCCACCCCCATATCTCCACGGGGATGAAGGAGAACAAATTCGGCATAGACATCCAGAAATCTCTTGAGGAATACCGGGAGGCCCGGAAACTGAGCAATATCGACATCGTGGGGGTCGACTGCCACATCGGGTCGCAGATAACCGAAATATCTCCCTTCGTGGATGCCCTTCAGCGGCTCAGGAAATTGATCATCCTGCTCCGGGAGGAGGGTATCGCGATCTCATACCTTGACCTCGGCGGCGGGCTCGGCATCCCCTATAATCAGGAAAAGCCGCCCCATCCCGTTGAATATGCCCGGGTCATAATGGAACAATCCCGGGATATGGACTGCACCTTCATTTTCGAGCCGGGAAGGGTGATCGTGGGGAACGCGGGTCTGTTGATGACCCGGGTCCTCTTTACGAAGACGGGCGGTAACAAGAACTTCGTCATCGTCGACGCGGGCATGAACGACCTGATCAGGCCGAGCCTGTACCAGTCATATCATCAGATAAAACCCGTCATTGAAGGGGAGAAGAGCACCATCGTCGCCGACGTGGTCGGGCCGATCTGTGAATCCGGCGACTTTCTGGCGAAGGGGAGGGAAATCCCCCGATGTGAACGGGGAGACCTTCTGGCCGTGATGAGCGCCGGTGCCTACGGGTTCACCATGTCTTCCAATTACAATTCGCGGCCGCGGGTCGCGGAGGTCCTCGTCAGCGGTGACCGCTTTGATGTGATCAAAAAACGGGAAGATTATGAAGATTTGATCAGGGGCGAGGAAATGCCTGACTATTTGGCGATATCATGA
- the hslV gene encoding ATP-dependent protease subunit HslV — MKGTTILTVRRNGKVAVAGDGQVTLDVTILKHTARKVRRLYHDRVIVGFAGATADAFTLFERFDQKLEQYNGNLLRSAVELAKDWRTDRVLRHLEALMIAVSSEKSLIISGNGDVVESDDDVMAIGSGGPYALAAARGLMRFTDMTASDIAREAMGIAAEICIYTNDSVTIEELSEDEEESGENKTPRSRKS, encoded by the coding sequence ATGAAGGGAACAACCATTCTGACCGTTAGAAGAAACGGAAAGGTCGCCGTTGCCGGAGACGGTCAGGTGACGCTTGATGTGACCATTCTCAAGCACACGGCCAGGAAGGTGCGTCGTCTCTATCACGACAGGGTGATCGTCGGGTTCGCCGGGGCTACGGCCGATGCCTTCACTCTTTTCGAGCGCTTTGATCAGAAACTCGAGCAGTATAACGGCAATCTCCTGCGTTCGGCGGTGGAACTGGCGAAGGACTGGCGGACAGACCGGGTCCTTCGACATCTGGAGGCCCTTATGATCGCGGTCAGTTCCGAAAAATCCCTGATCATTTCGGGTAACGGCGATGTGGTCGAGTCGGACGACGACGTCATGGCCATCGGTTCCGGCGGCCCCTATGCACTCGCGGCGGCGCGGGGACTCATGCGGTTCACGGACATGACGGCTTCGGATATCGCACGGGAAGCAATGGGCATTGCGGCGGAGATATGCATATACACCAATGATTCCGTGACCATTGAAGAACTTTCGGAGGACGAGGAGGAAAGCGGGGAAAACAAGACGCCTCGAAGCAGAAAGTCATAA
- the argF gene encoding ornithine carbamoyltransferase, translating to MNKDLLSLDRLSAGDFDVILDRSRVLKKILYEGTPRDSLAGKTLGLLFDKSSTRTRLSFEAGVNQLGGTSTFLSRRDMQLGRGETVADTARVMSRYLDGIVIRTYEQDLVEEFARWASIPVINGLTDLVHPCQILSDLFTIEEKKGTCRGITVAYIGDGNNVANSWINAAGKLPFRLNLACPDGYDPDGPLMERALNESPEGIRLYRSPREAAAAADVIYTDVWASMGQEDEREQRIERFREYQVNQALVDCAADDVIVMHCLPAHRGEEITDEVMEGPHSVVFDQAENRLHVQKAILEILMRGE from the coding sequence ATGAATAAGGATTTATTATCACTGGACAGGCTCAGCGCCGGTGACTTCGATGTCATCCTCGATCGCTCCCGGGTCCTGAAGAAAATATTGTATGAGGGGACGCCACGGGATTCGCTCGCGGGGAAAACCCTGGGGCTGCTTTTCGATAAGTCTTCGACGCGGACGAGGCTCTCCTTCGAGGCCGGTGTAAACCAGCTCGGCGGAACGTCGACGTTTCTCAGCCGGCGCGATATGCAGCTCGGCAGGGGCGAAACGGTGGCCGACACGGCACGGGTCATGTCGAGATACCTGGATGGTATCGTGATCAGGACCTACGAGCAGGACCTCGTGGAAGAGTTCGCCCGATGGGCTTCGATCCCGGTCATAAACGGCCTGACGGACCTGGTACATCCCTGCCAGATCCTGAGCGACCTGTTTACCATAGAAGAAAAGAAGGGGACCTGCCGGGGGATAACCGTCGCATACATCGGTGACGGAAACAACGTGGCGAATTCATGGATAAACGCCGCGGGCAAGCTTCCCTTCAGGCTGAACCTGGCCTGTCCCGATGGATATGACCCGGACGGGCCGCTCATGGAACGGGCCTTGAATGAGTCGCCCGAGGGGATCAGACTGTATCGATCACCCCGTGAAGCCGCCGCCGCCGCCGATGTCATCTATACCGACGTCTGGGCCAGCATGGGGCAGGAGGACGAGCGTGAACAGAGGATCGAACGGTTCAGGGAGTACCAGGTCAACCAGGCGCTTGTGGACTGTGCCGCCGATGACGTCATCGTGATGCACTGCCTTCCCGCGCACCGGGGCGAGGAAATAACCGACGAGGTAATGGAAGGACCGCATTCCGTGGTCTTTGACCAGGCTGAAAACCGCCTTCACGTGCAGAAGGCGATACTGGAGATATTAATGAGAGGAGAATAA
- a CDS encoding 4-hydroxy-tetrahydrodipicolinate synthase, translated as MIRGSITALVTPFRNGAVDEEKYRELIEFQLANGTDGIVPCGTTGESATLSHEEHDRVIEIAVETVNKRVPVIAGTGSNSTREAIRLTRHANEVGADAALMVTPYYNRPTQEGLYRHFKEVADEVPIPIILYNVPSRTGVNLLPETDARLSRVSNIVGVKEASGDLKQISKVVELCGDDFTVLSGDDFTVLPILAVGGKGVISVVSNVIPADMAVMCDAFEAGDLAKARELHHAMRPVMDACFFETNPIPVKAALSLMGKIEYELRSPLCPMAEGNFEKLKKVLQEYGLL; from the coding sequence ATGATCAGGGGATCAATAACGGCGCTGGTGACGCCCTTTAGGAACGGGGCTGTCGACGAGGAGAAATACCGGGAGCTGATAGAATTTCAACTCGCGAACGGGACCGATGGGATCGTTCCCTGCGGAACGACGGGAGAATCAGCGACCCTTTCGCACGAGGAGCATGACAGGGTCATAGAGATCGCCGTAGAAACCGTCAACAAGCGGGTTCCCGTCATTGCCGGAACGGGGTCGAACAGCACGCGTGAGGCTATCCGGTTGACGAGGCATGCCAATGAGGTCGGAGCCGACGCGGCCCTGATGGTGACGCCCTATTACAACAGGCCGACCCAGGAAGGGCTGTACCGGCATTTCAAGGAAGTGGCCGATGAAGTCCCCATCCCCATAATCCTCTATAACGTTCCGAGCAGAACCGGGGTCAACCTGCTGCCCGAAACGGACGCTCGTCTCTCTCGGGTCAGCAATATCGTTGGAGTGAAAGAGGCGTCGGGTGATCTGAAACAGATCAGCAAGGTCGTTGAACTGTGCGGGGATGATTTTACCGTGCTCTCCGGGGATGATTTTACGGTGCTGCCGATCCTCGCCGTGGGAGGCAAAGGGGTGATCTCCGTTGTTTCCAACGTTATCCCCGCTGACATGGCGGTCATGTGCGACGCCTTTGAAGCGGGTGATCTCGCAAAGGCCCGTGAACTGCATCACGCGATGCGGCCCGTCATGGATGCCTGTTTTTTCGAGACGAACCCTATTCCGGTGAAAGCGGCACTGTCGCTCATGGGCAAGATAGAATACGAACTCAGGTCTCCCCTCTGCCCGATGGCCGAAGGGAACTTTGAAAAACTGAAAAAGGTCCTGCAGGAGTACGGGCTCCTGTAA
- the argH gene encoding argininosuccinate lyase has translation MSKSKKPWGGRFRESTDQQVEEFTASIHFDKRLFRYDIEGSIAHCRMLARKRIVTAAESKKIIAGLREIGRDMEEGTFSFQADCEDIHMAVEKALIKRVGEAGGKLHTGRSRNDQVSLDVRLYLRSEVRGIRKMLGAFMGTLTAAARRELDTILPGYTHLQRAQPVLLAHYLLAFREMLRRDSERLEECLARINVMPLGSAALAGTGIPVDREYVARLLKFPGISRNSMDAVSDRDFIAEFIFDAALLMMHLSRFCEDLIIWSSDEFGFAEISDAFTTGSSIMPQKKNPDVAELIRGKTGRIYGNLVTLLTVLKALPMTYNRDLQEDKEPLFDTVDTVKASLSVLDAMVKKVRWNRKRMREAATEGYATATDLAECLVKKGVPFREAHGIVGRLVAYAIEKGVLLGDLDLDEMRRFYPAADEGIYRCLDVEHSLRARAGVGGTSRQSVLARLKEIDDEKAS, from the coding sequence ATGAGTAAAAGCAAAAAGCCCTGGGGAGGGCGGTTTCGGGAATCCACCGATCAGCAGGTGGAGGAATTCACCGCCTCCATCCACTTCGACAAGCGGCTCTTCCGTTACGACATCGAAGGAAGCATCGCCCATTGCAGGATGCTGGCGCGCAAAAGGATCGTCACGGCCGCGGAGTCGAAAAAGATCATAGCCGGCCTCAGGGAGATCGGCCGCGACATGGAAGAGGGAACCTTTTCCTTTCAGGCCGATTGTGAAGATATCCATATGGCCGTGGAGAAGGCCCTGATCAAGCGTGTCGGCGAGGCGGGCGGAAAACTGCACACGGGGCGCAGCCGGAACGATCAGGTGTCGCTGGATGTGCGGCTTTATCTGCGGAGTGAGGTGCGTGGGATACGGAAGATGCTGGGCGCGTTCATGGGGACGCTCACCGCCGCGGCCCGGCGGGAGCTGGACACGATCCTCCCGGGGTACACCCACCTCCAGCGGGCGCAACCGGTCCTGCTGGCCCATTATCTTCTTGCCTTCCGGGAGATGTTGCGGCGCGATAGCGAGCGGCTCGAGGAATGCCTGGCGAGGATCAATGTCATGCCTCTCGGTTCGGCGGCCCTCGCCGGTACGGGGATCCCCGTCGACCGGGAATACGTGGCACGGCTCCTGAAATTCCCCGGGATCTCCCGGAACAGTATGGACGCCGTTTCGGACCGTGATTTCATTGCCGAGTTCATCTTTGATGCGGCGCTGCTCATGATGCACCTGAGCCGCTTCTGCGAAGACCTGATCATCTGGTCGAGCGACGAGTTCGGTTTCGCGGAGATTTCCGATGCCTTTACGACAGGGAGCAGCATCATGCCGCAGAAAAAGAACCCTGATGTGGCGGAACTCATCAGGGGCAAGACGGGACGGATCTACGGTAACCTCGTCACCCTGCTGACGGTGCTCAAGGCATTGCCGATGACCTACAACCGGGACCTTCAGGAGGACAAGGAACCGCTCTTCGATACGGTCGATACCGTGAAGGCCTCGCTGTCGGTTCTCGACGCCATGGTGAAGAAGGTACGGTGGAACCGGAAACGGATGCGCGAGGCGGCGACGGAAGGGTACGCGACGGCCACGGACCTCGCGGAATGCCTCGTGAAAAAAGGCGTTCCCTTCAGGGAAGCCCACGGCATCGTGGGACGCCTGGTCGCGTATGCGATCGAAAAGGGAGTGCTTCTGGGTGACCTCGACCTGGACGAGATGCGACGTTTTTACCCGGCTGCGGATGAAGGGATATACCGGTGCCTTGACGTGGAACATTCCCTGCGGGCGCGGGCCGGTGTCGGGGGAACGTCAAGACAGTCCGTCCTGGCGAGGCTGAAAGAGATAGATGATGAAAAAGCGTCATAG